The Pantoea nemavictus genome includes a region encoding these proteins:
- a CDS encoding YjcB family protein, translating into MATLTTSLIVMRWELLSAVMMFFASTMKIRLRQNSHHVMALLCGGIGVGMSCWFVTGLLGITLSMENLHNFMEISKNAFIEVMSQTPTDWPMP; encoded by the coding sequence ATGGCTACGTTAACCACCAGTTTGATCGTTATGCGCTGGGAACTCCTGAGCGCGGTAATGATGTTCTTCGCCAGCACCATGAAAATTCGTTTGCGTCAAAACAGTCATCACGTAATGGCGCTGCTGTGCGGGGGAATTGGGGTTGGCATGTCCTGCTGGTTTGTTACCGGCCTGCTTGGCATTACGCTGAGCATGGAGAATCTGCACAACTTTATGGAAATCTCGAAGAACGCCTTTATCGAAGTGATGAGCCAAACGCCGACCGACTGGCCAATGCCTTAA
- a CDS encoding IS3 family transposase produces MRKSRYSEEQITNAIKASETGVKVREICEELGISEATFYSWKKKFSGLSSEEGRKIKELEDQLLNLTRELQSLSSDKEMLQSVLKNFFTTNEKRQAVNFLQTTFDIGTRRSCRLLDISRSVYHYPAGTDNR; encoded by the coding sequence ATGAGAAAGTCACGATATAGCGAAGAGCAAATCACAAATGCCATTAAAGCTTCTGAAACGGGAGTGAAAGTCAGGGAAATTTGTGAGGAGCTTGGCATTTCCGAGGCCACTTTCTATAGCTGGAAGAAGAAGTTTTCTGGGCTATCTTCCGAAGAAGGCAGAAAAATCAAGGAGCTAGAAGACCAGCTTCTTAACCTCACGCGTGAGCTGCAATCACTGAGTTCCGATAAAGAGATGCTGCAAAGCGTATTGAAAAACTTCTTCACCACCAATGAAAAGCGCCAGGCGGTTAACTTCCTGCAAACCACATTCGACATAGGTACCCGTCGTAGCTGCCGTTTACTGGATATTAGCCGTAGCGTTTATCATTATCCTGCAGGTACAGATAATCGCTAA
- a CDS encoding polysaccharide biosynthesis C-terminal domain-containing protein has translation MKLSVMSNAAWMMSEKIVSVFGVIFVTSYVAKSFGPTIFGQMAFSASLFSMVQTVAIFGTETILFKRISKSAPKGLRLMTVARNMRMVLLLLTSLPVLIWVWYNMQENFLAFALASFISSVFVTQDTFSVYNNARLASRLNTIANSVGLLLGFTLSFAIAWLHLNPLWLTVSIVAVTLVPYVIKRFNFYRENQDVAPPQEKRGTYLRYLLYAGLPLAISSIFISVQVKAAQMFLAGIASARDLGLFAAANTISASWIFIPVAIITSCFSEIFRERGEAAIKLTARLNGYVMGVSLLLLAVIAMYGEKIIIALYGHEYTQSGSLITLLSLATCFSAMGTVAYRYMVKEGGFNYLLKKIVCLMVISLPLSWWLIQSYGIMGAAWSVFISELLSLTVMNYFFKNGVIQKIQVSSLNYKTYK, from the coding sequence ATGAAATTGAGCGTAATGTCTAATGCCGCCTGGATGATGTCTGAAAAGATTGTCTCCGTGTTCGGCGTCATATTTGTGACCTCCTACGTGGCAAAATCCTTTGGCCCAACCATCTTTGGCCAAATGGCGTTTTCCGCCTCGCTATTCTCCATGGTGCAAACTGTGGCGATTTTCGGGACAGAAACCATTTTGTTTAAGCGCATCAGTAAAAGTGCGCCGAAAGGTCTGCGCCTGATGACCGTAGCGCGCAACATGCGCATGGTGTTACTGCTGCTCACTTCGCTGCCGGTGTTGATTTGGGTCTGGTACAACATGCAGGAAAATTTCCTTGCCTTTGCTCTGGCCTCGTTTATTTCTTCGGTTTTCGTCACGCAGGACACTTTCAGCGTTTATAACAACGCGCGTTTGGCTTCGCGGCTAAATACCATCGCCAACTCTGTCGGTTTGCTGCTGGGTTTCACCCTGAGTTTTGCCATCGCCTGGCTGCACCTCAATCCGCTGTGGCTGACCGTTTCGATTGTCGCCGTCACGCTGGTGCCGTACGTGATTAAGCGCTTTAACTTTTATCGCGAGAATCAGGATGTGGCGCCGCCACAAGAGAAGCGCGGTACCTATCTGCGCTATCTGCTGTACGCCGGACTGCCGCTGGCTATCTCCAGCATCTTTATCTCGGTGCAGGTGAAAGCGGCACAGATGTTCCTGGCGGGTATCGCCTCTGCGCGCGACCTCGGCCTGTTCGCTGCCGCCAATACTATTTCGGCTTCATGGATTTTTATCCCGGTCGCCATCATCACTTCCTGTTTCTCGGAAATTTTCCGTGAGCGTGGAGAAGCCGCCATCAAGCTGACAGCACGGCTTAATGGTTATGTCATGGGTGTTTCATTGTTGTTGTTAGCGGTGATCGCGATGTACGGCGAAAAAATCATCATCGCTTTGTATGGTCACGAGTACACACAGTCAGGAAGTCTCATTACGTTGTTGTCGTTAGCAACCTGCTTTTCGGCGATGGGGACCGTGGCGTATCGCTACATGGTCAAAGAAGGCGGGTTTAATTATCTGTTGAAGAAAATTGTTTGCCTGATGGTTATCAGCTTGCCGCTGTCGTGGTGGCTGATCCAAAGCTACGGCATCATGGGTGCCGCCTGGAGCGTTTTCATCTCAGAATTGCTGTCCCTTACCGTAATGAATTACTTCTTCAAAAACGGCGTCATCCAAAAAATCCAGGTTTCCTCACTCAACTACAAAACCTACAAATGA
- the soxS gene encoding superoxide response transcriptional regulator SoxS: MMQQEIIHSLTHWIDQNLDKALSIDEVAAKSGYSKWHLQRMFRAVTKQTLGGYIRERRLTLAAEALRQTQRPVFDIAMQYGYDSQQTFSRVFRRQFSQTPTAYRHTMRRQAMIQRPRLLSFDCVDSSMNSFAQRTTGECCPVS, translated from the coding sequence ATGATGCAACAGGAAATCATTCATTCGCTGACCCACTGGATCGATCAGAATCTGGATAAAGCGCTATCAATTGATGAAGTCGCAGCAAAATCAGGTTACTCAAAATGGCATCTGCAGCGTATGTTCCGTGCCGTCACGAAACAAACGCTGGGTGGCTATATTCGCGAACGTCGCCTGACGCTGGCCGCAGAAGCACTGCGTCAAACTCAGCGTCCGGTATTTGATATCGCCATGCAGTACGGTTACGACTCGCAGCAGACTTTCTCGCGCGTGTTCCGCCGCCAGTTCTCGCAAACGCCGACCGCTTATCGTCATACCATGCGCCGTCAGGCGATGATTCAGCGTCCGCGCTTGCTCAGCTTTGACTGTGTGGATAGCAGCATGAACAGCTTTGCCCAGCGTACTACCGGCGAGTGCTGCCCGGTAAGCTAA
- a CDS encoding AraC family ligand binding domain-containing protein encodes MKVVPEVFPCEQDRAQFQHFAELPGIELYQAHISRYAFEPHTHEAFGIGTIESGAQRFRYRGANYTAPQHSLVMMNPDELHTGESACDEGWRYRMIYIDPHEMDRLTGDRHWWFNDALRTDARLAQPFSQLLAQMWQAQTALERESILLELLELMRPLARQGQQRPIEGAHRFDAVRDYLRENLAEPVRLEELAALASLSPWHFLRSFKQHFHVTPHQMLMAFRLFAAKQLLARGASAATVAASVGLTDQAHLTRAFAHRYGITPGRYQKQVFPLR; translated from the coding sequence GTGAAGGTGGTTCCTGAAGTCTTTCCTTGCGAGCAAGATCGTGCGCAGTTTCAGCATTTCGCTGAGCTGCCGGGCATTGAGCTTTACCAGGCGCACATCTCCCGCTACGCCTTTGAACCGCATACGCATGAAGCCTTTGGTATCGGGACGATTGAATCCGGTGCTCAGCGTTTTCGCTATCGTGGTGCCAACTACACCGCGCCTCAGCATTCGCTGGTGATGATGAATCCTGACGAACTGCATACCGGCGAATCGGCCTGCGACGAAGGCTGGCGCTATCGCATGATCTATATTGATCCGCACGAAATGGATCGTCTGACGGGCGATCGTCATTGGTGGTTCAATGATGCACTGCGCACCGATGCGCGTCTGGCGCAGCCGTTTTCTCAACTGCTGGCGCAGATGTGGCAGGCGCAAACTGCGCTGGAGCGCGAAAGCATTCTGCTTGAACTGCTGGAGTTAATGCGGCCGCTGGCACGGCAGGGACAGCAACGACCGATCGAAGGCGCACACCGCTTCGATGCGGTAAGAGACTATTTACGGGAAAACCTCGCCGAACCGGTGCGCCTCGAAGAGCTTGCTGCGCTGGCGTCACTGTCGCCATGGCATTTCCTGCGCAGCTTCAAACAACACTTCCACGTTACCCCGCATCAAATGCTGATGGCGTTTCGCTTGTTTGCCGCCAAACAACTGCTGGCGCGTGGTGCGAGTGCCGCCACGGTTGCAGCTTCGGTCGGCCTGACCGATCAGGCGCATCTCACGCGCGCCTTCGCGCATCGCTACGGCATCACACCCGGCCGCTATCAAAAACAAGTCTTCCCACTGCGCTAA
- a CDS encoding DMT family transporter → MFAGILFALAAGLMWGLIFVGPLLIPDYPGTLQSAGRYVAFGLVVLPLAWLDRRRLRQLTRKDWFEALKLSLIGNLLYYALLASAIQRTGAPISTMIIGTLPVVITVTANLCYGHLEGRLPWRKLTPALLIIAVGLACVNAAELQTQGPDFDWSRYLTGLLLAVLAVACWTWYPLRNGLWMRAHPQHKPSSWATAQGLVTLPLALVFYLLVCGQLYWQQPGFDLPFGPQPQRFLLMMLAIGLICSWLGTLCWNAASQRVPTVIMGPLIVFETLAGLLWTFLWRQSWPPLLTAVGIGCLIIGVINAMRIKPQPQITAV, encoded by the coding sequence ATGTTTGCTGGAATACTGTTTGCCCTCGCTGCGGGGCTGATGTGGGGATTGATCTTTGTCGGCCCGCTGCTAATACCGGATTATCCGGGCACCTTACAATCGGCCGGGCGCTATGTGGCCTTTGGTTTAGTGGTGTTACCGCTCGCCTGGCTGGATCGCCGTCGTTTACGACAGCTAACGCGTAAAGATTGGTTTGAAGCGCTGAAACTGTCGCTAATCGGTAATCTGCTGTATTACGCCTTACTCGCCAGTGCGATTCAACGCACCGGCGCACCGATTTCAACGATGATTATCGGCACCTTGCCGGTGGTGATCACCGTGACCGCGAATCTCTGCTATGGCCACCTCGAAGGACGCTTGCCGTGGCGCAAGCTGACGCCCGCTCTGCTGATTATTGCCGTAGGGCTGGCTTGTGTGAATGCCGCGGAGTTGCAAACCCAGGGGCCGGATTTTGATTGGTCGCGTTATTTAACCGGTTTGCTTTTAGCCGTGCTGGCGGTGGCATGCTGGACATGGTATCCGCTGCGCAACGGTTTGTGGATGCGTGCCCATCCCCAACACAAACCCTCAAGCTGGGCGACGGCGCAAGGGTTAGTGACATTGCCGCTGGCGCTGGTGTTCTATCTATTAGTTTGCGGGCAGCTTTACTGGCAGCAACCTGGATTTGATCTGCCGTTCGGACCGCAGCCGCAACGCTTTCTATTAATGATGTTAGCAATTGGGCTGATTTGTTCCTGGTTGGGCACGCTGTGCTGGAATGCCGCCAGTCAGCGCGTGCCAACGGTGATCATGGGACCGTTAATCGTGTTTGAAACCTTAGCGGGTTTGCTGTGGACCTTCCTCTGGCGACAAAGCTGGCCGCCGCTGTTAACCGCGGTGGGTATTGGCTGTCTGATTATTGGTGTGATCAACGCGATGCGTATCAAACCGCAGCCGCAAATCACAGCGGTATAA
- a CDS encoding ATP-grasp fold amidoligase family protein has translation MLKLKEELRRSVQYFIKKMPWATQDRIYYFHKFRRLPNLREPKVFNEKVLYRKFVHGDYQIYGRLSDKYSVREYIAEKVGSEYLIPLVYETSDPSSLHTLPSWKNTVIKPNHASNMVEILLEEPDALKKQQIISDCHRWLKTDFANEAREIHYRYIKPRILVEQYIGDGKTAPIDYKFHMFNKRDGSFEYVLQVIYNRCNPLLSMNFYVNNLNEAYHKIRDTGLDVTPQMASLQHALALSKKLASDFDYVRVDWYIDNDQIYFGELTFTPGAGLVTGLDRGLNQMMGDMWIQDRRGTKIPGVTVAEVTIPAVLKKI, from the coding sequence ATGCTCAAGTTGAAAGAAGAACTCAGAAGAAGCGTGCAGTACTTCATTAAGAAGATGCCCTGGGCTACCCAGGATCGTATCTACTACTTTCACAAGTTCCGCAGGCTGCCCAATCTGCGTGAGCCGAAAGTCTTTAACGAGAAGGTGCTGTACCGCAAATTTGTCCACGGTGATTATCAGATCTATGGCCGTCTGTCGGACAAATATTCGGTGCGCGAATACATCGCCGAGAAAGTGGGCAGCGAATACCTGATCCCACTGGTGTATGAAACCAGCGATCCAAGCTCGCTGCATACGCTGCCGAGCTGGAAAAACACGGTTATTAAGCCGAATCACGCGTCTAATATGGTCGAAATCCTGCTGGAAGAGCCGGATGCACTGAAGAAGCAGCAGATCATTAGCGACTGCCACCGCTGGCTGAAGACCGACTTTGCTAACGAAGCGCGTGAGATTCATTACCGCTACATTAAGCCGCGCATCCTGGTCGAGCAGTATATTGGCGATGGTAAAACGGCGCCGATCGATTACAAATTCCACATGTTCAATAAGCGCGATGGCAGCTTTGAATATGTGCTGCAGGTGATCTACAACCGCTGTAATCCGCTGTTGTCGATGAATTTTTACGTTAACAATCTTAACGAGGCGTATCACAAGATTCGTGATACTGGCCTGGACGTTACGCCGCAGATGGCCTCGTTACAGCACGCCCTGGCGCTGAGTAAAAAGCTGGCGAGTGATTTCGATTATGTGCGCGTGGATTGGTACATCGATAACGACCAGATCTACTTCGGCGAATTAACCTTCACGCCGGGCGCTGGCTTGGTTACCGGTCTGGATCGCGGGCTAAATCAAATGATGGGTGATATGTGGATTCAGGATCGTCGCGGTACGAAGATACCGGGCGTCACGGTGGCGGAAGTGACTATTCCGGCCGTATTGAAGAAAATTTAA